The Lathyrus oleraceus cultivar Zhongwan6 chromosome 5, CAAS_Psat_ZW6_1.0, whole genome shotgun sequence genome includes the window tgtttgaaaagtagaaaaactaatattttaaatattgtgaacaattgatgattggcctatattggtgtatgatataggagggatcaatttcccgttgttttgagcagtgtaggtattactagagtgtgctaatactgtgattgattatgtggcatgacataatatgattctgtgataattgtattgatgatgtatgatggtgtgcataatgttgtgaatatatctattatgtatgctattgtgaatggactgtttatggcttagagtgtgagcatatgtccattgtggattgttgatggttgcatgctaggtgatttagtgtgcataatatggcctctatggtggtagctaattcccatggtgaggaattagtgagtgaattattgtggattgttgttgatgtttgcatgctaggtgatttagcgtgcatagcatagcccttggggtggtagctaattcccatggtgaggaattagtgatgtgagtcactaggtctcaaatgagtgggactagtgagtttggtagccgtatctggatttgatcggtgaggttgaactatgtgttcacgaatagtcggtaccgcatgcatggagtctcattgcataatgtatgtatgacgtataatatgaatggaagtattccaatattatacgtgtgttttgtgtttgtgttgaatatgattgtgattatgagttggtgttgccgttactgaatgtgtgatctgattagggtgatgaaatgtgttaatttacttagcattacatgatattttataatgcttattatatcgattgaggaactcacccttacaactatgtttcaggtaacgagcagtgattgagtagaagctaatgcttgaagtctagtgtagttccttagtgggtcatgctctggtagatgtaacatcgggacgggatgttttactttattttcttttggttgttgaataattttacatgtaatgcgttacatggtttgcatatccgctgcgaattgtgcactattatattttgattattaaatgagcatgacaaactattttggtgaatggtgtgaagtgtcaagtgtgacacccttaaattgcatatctactctgatttatatttgttgaattaattaattattggggtattttagaagggtgttacaatcatcacccgtttgtattattttatagatttttaaaataaaaatcaaacttatttcaatatccaacgtTTAGGATTAATTGACGGTGTAAAATCtctttacactgtcagtgtattttAATTAAATTCATTTGAGATTTGGAATTTTTTTCAACAATATATTCATTAAATTTCTCATCCATTATACAATTTTAGactctttttttttaattttgaaaaatttcGTATATGGTAAACTTTTTTAATTTAATCTATATTCTTATAATATTTTTAAAACTTAAAGTATAATAAAGATAAAGTTCatttattattttcttaaaaataatgtctcaaaaataattttttatttaatccAACCCTTCTATATTTCCCATTTTTCCTTTCTCTAAATTCTTATACAAAATCttataaaatttaaaattctACTAAAAATGCTTATATTTTATATATACTTTTAACCGCAAAATCTTATATTATATATActtttaaacaaaaaaaaactatatatgtagacttttaacaaaaaaaaattgacTAGAGATTAAgaatttatatattttttataattatgTATTTACACAACTATCGCAATGATTAATATATTTCAAATCGGATAAGATTTTAAAGCTGAAAATTCTCAATCTTTTCAACATTTTTGCATTTACACACTCAAATTCTTCCCTATAATACTTGATATGAATAATTTATATTTGTCATACCACCGTTTTATAAGAAAACACAATAATAGACTTTAAATCATCTACTATTTTGTATGGTCACAATAGCCACTATTCATGCATGTCTCTTTGCTCCATTATTTCATAGTAACCAAAAATTCTTGTTTCCACACATATCTTTTACATTTGTCCTCATTTCTTCTTGTATAAATATCTTACCAAGCATTCTCAAACTCCACACACACtagaaagaaaaaaacaaattCCATTATAGATATTTAATTCCTTAGTTATATTATATGATGAAAAATTCCTTTCTCTTTATCTCTTTGTTAATATTGAATTTAGGATTGTTCTTAGAAGCTCAAAAGGTTCCTGCTGTTTATGTGTTTGGAGATTCACTTGTTGATGTTGGCAACAACAATTACTTGACTCTTTCTCTTGTGAAGGCTGTTCTTCCTCACTATGGCATTGATTTTCCAACTAAGTTGCCAACGGGAAGGTTTAGCAATGGCAAAAATGCTGCTGATTTGATTGGTAAGTTGTCCTAAATTCTATACACTTTTTTATTATATAAATTTTATTTAGACACAAATTAAATTTCACAGAAAATAAATATTAGTATCTCAGAGTTTCACTATATTATATCAAATGTTTCCTGCAAAAAAATTTAGGTTATTTTGCAAGAAAACATAGTCAAAAATATAAAAGTTAATTGGTAGACCTTTAATAACAATTTTTTTGAATGATCATTATAACATAATATAGATTTTCTAACAAATTTTGAAATCGATTGAATACTTAACTTAGATGAAAACAAAATTCAATGATATTTTTAAAATTTGGATCAATGATTATATCTATTCTCTTTGTTGACTTGAATCGATAAGAAAAGTCATATCTATTTCTTGGATTGCATGTGGACCAATGAATTTTTTTTTAGCATTATAAGCCTTTCAATTTCTTTTcctcaattttttttattttgattctaAAAATAGGTGGAAGTTATTTTcaataatttaaaaattatttttaaaagatGTTAAAATGGAAAAAAAAATGGTATTGGCAGAAAAACCTCACAAGAGGGTAAGGGAAATTTGTACTATAAATGACCAACATTTAATGCTATTGACTTATTGATCTTTTGTTGGAGGCATTCATAAATAGTACCATTGTTAATAGTAATAAAAATTACTCCTCGCCTTAAAATAAATATCATATTTAATATTTTTACAAagattaaaaaatataataaataaaaaagagaATAATAATTTTATCAAATTATCTTTATTAATTACTAATATATTTGAATTTACattaatataaaattaaataaaataataaattaagaATATTAATTAGAAGGtataataaaaaaatgaaaaaaattgtaTAGATAAAGTGATaaatattttgaaataaataatttttttaaaacgACAATTATTTTGGATTATCTTTTGCTAATATTTGCAATGGTTGGTTGCAGCTGAAAAATTAGGCCTTGCCACCTCACCACCATACCTATCCCTAGTTTCAAAATTCAACTACAACAAAAATGTATCATTCTTGAATGGCGTTAATTTTGCATCTGGAGGTGCTGGAATTTTTAATGGCAATGATGAAAATTTGGTAAGAAAATTTTTAAATACTTAAACGTGCGATAATGGTGACCCACGGTAGACTAAGTTTTTGTATTTTGTACGATAAAAATACTACATTTTTATTGCAGAGGCAATCAATACCTTTGACAAAGCAAGTGGATTATTATTCAAATGTGTATGAACAATTGACACAACAAGTAGAAGCATCTAGGCTTCAGAAACACCTCTCAAAATCCATATTCATTGTTGTGATTGGAAGCAATGATATATTTGGTTATTATAATTCATTGGATCTTCCAAAGAAAAACACTCCTCAACAATATGTCGATTCCATGGCTTCCTCGCTAAAAGTTCAACTTCAGGTAAATACACATAAATATTCTGCAACCATCAACTGAGCTGAGCTGAATTAACATTCAGAGAACGatttttatttaaatttcaaTTTTGAATTGCTATTTTTTTGGCAGAGACTATACAACAATGGTGCAAGGAAATTTGAGATTATTGGTCTTAGTCCAATTGGATGCTGCCCAATAAGTAGGCTTAAGAACAAAACAGAATGCTTTTCAGAAGCTAATTTATTGTCAATGAAATATAATGAAATCCTTCAAATTATGTTGAAGGATTTGAAATTGAAGAACAAGAACTTAAGTTACTCTTACTTTGATACTTATGCTGCCATCCAAGACCTCACTCAAAATCCATCTTCTTATGGTATATATCCTATGTTTTTTCATTATTTAAATAGAAATTGATAAGtgaaaattatttttaaataaaatgacACATCTTTTTTCAGGATTTGTAGATGTGAAAGGTGCTTGTTGTGGACTTGGTGAGCTTAATGCTCAATTTCTATGTACACCAATTTCAATCATTTGTGCAAATAGACAAGACCATATATTTTGGGATCAAGTTCATCCAACTGAGGCAGCCACTAGAATCATTGTGGATAAACTTTATAATGGACTTTCAAAATATACACATCCTATCAATATGGAACAACTACTAGCTCTTTAAGATAGTcttagaagaaaaaaaaatgaaagagaaGAAAGATAAAGTTATAGTGCTACTAGCTAGAAAAAAAACATGGCTTTTAATTAATAGAATGGAAGTATGATATTGTTTTATGTCAACTAATTCTTTGACACTTTTATTCATCTTTCTTTTGGTTACAACTTTTATTCATCTTTTAATTCTAGGTGAGGGAAGATAATGTTACTTATTAGTGGTTAGATTAATTATTGATCCATGACCTCAACTCATTTAATCTTGAACTCAAATCAATTGAAGT containing:
- the LOC127084900 gene encoding GDSL esterase/lipase At5g55050, coding for MMKNSFLFISLLILNLGLFLEAQKVPAVYVFGDSLVDVGNNNYLTLSLVKAVLPHYGIDFPTKLPTGRFSNGKNAADLIAEKLGLATSPPYLSLVSKFNYNKNVSFLNGVNFASGGAGIFNGNDENLRQSIPLTKQVDYYSNVYEQLTQQVEASRLQKHLSKSIFIVVIGSNDIFGYYNSLDLPKKNTPQQYVDSMASSLKVQLQRLYNNGARKFEIIGLSPIGCCPISRLKNKTECFSEANLLSMKYNEILQIMLKDLKLKNKNLSYSYFDTYAAIQDLTQNPSSYGFVDVKGACCGLGELNAQFLCTPISIICANRQDHIFWDQVHPTEAATRIIVDKLYNGLSKYTHPINMEQLLAL